A genome region from Triticum aestivum cultivar Chinese Spring chromosome 2B, IWGSC CS RefSeq v2.1, whole genome shotgun sequence includes the following:
- the LOC123042375 gene encoding WAT1-related protein At5g64700, with protein sequence MEVNGKKPYVIAVIIQVIATGMLVTSKAAYNQGFNTYVFVFYRQAAASLLLLPLAIVLERKNMRLMSFQLLMKLFLYALLGTTFSLNLYNVSLKLTSATVGSATSNSMPVVTFFIALLLRMEVVKLRSPSGMAKVAGVGLCLAGVLVIAFYVGPSLDPVNHHRAFAVANGEAGAKRGTWILGTLLMVLVNVTWSLWIVLQAALLKEFPHKLLVTATQCVFSAAQCLVVAAVAERDFSRWQLGFDVTLVAVLYTGFVVTGVSYYLQAWCADMRGPVFLAVWNPLCFVFTIFCSSFFLGEIVHLGSILGGILLVGGLYSVLWGKSKENRTGPCGEPIMMIHGVGDGKSADEEEKNARSKQVNGEMEHDKEATILPAEQV encoded by the exons ATGGAGGTGAATGGCAAGAAGCCGTACGTCATCGCGGTGATCATACAGGTCATCGCCACCGGCATGCTCGTCACCTCCAAGGCGGCGTACAACCAGGGGTTCAACACCTACGTCTTCGTCTTCTACCGCCAGGCGGCCGCGTCTCTTCTCTTGCTGCCTCTTGCCATTGTCCTCGAAAG GAAAAACATGCGGTTAATGTCGTTCCAGTTGCTAATGAAGCTGTTCCTCTATGCCTTACTCGG GACTACATTTAGCTTGAATCTGTACAATGTGAGCCTCAAGTTAACATCTGCAACCGTGGGGTCTGCAACCAGCAACTCCATGCCCGTGGTCACCTTCTTCATAGCGCTACTGCTGAG GATGGAAGTGGTGAAGCTGAGGAGCCCCTCGGGAATGGCCAAGGTGGCCGGCGTCGGGCTCTGCCTCGCCGGGGTGCTCGTCATCGCCTTCTACGTGGGTCCGTCCCTGGACCCGGTGAACCATCACCGCGCCTTTGCTGTCGCAAACGGAGAGGCTGGTGCGAAGAGGGGGACGTGGATCCTGGGCACGTTGCTCATGGTGCTCGTCAACGTGACGTGGTCCCTGTGGATCGTcctgcaggccgcgctgctcaagGAGTTCCCCCACAAGCTGCTCGTCACGGCGACGCAGTGCGTCTTCAGCGCGGCGCAGTGCTTAGTCGTCGCGGCGGTCGCCGAGAGGGACTTCTCCAGGTGGCAGCTGGGGTTCGACGTCACATTGGTCGCCGTCCTCTACACC GGGTTTGTGGTGACGGGAGTGTCGTACTACCTGCAAGCATGGTGCGCCGACATGAGAGGGCCGGTGTTCCTCGCCGTGTGGAACCCGCTCTGCTTCGTCTTCACCATTTTCTGTTCCTCCTTCTTCCTCGGGGAGATTGTTCACCTCGGCAG TATCTTGGGTGGAATTCTTCTCGTTGGAGGTCTGTACAGCGTGCTGTGGGGTAAAAGCAAGGAGAATCGGACTGGGCCATGTGGCGAGCCGATTATGATGATCCATGGCGTGGGTGACGGGAAATCTGCAGATGAGGAGGAGAAGAATGCGAGGAGCAAACAAGTTAACGGGGAGATGGAACACGATAAAGAAGCAACGATATTGCCTGCTGAACAAGTCTGA